The window GGTAATGGATAAGGCGTTTTCAAATCATTAAGCATGAGCTAAAATAAAACAATTATTGATACACGGTGCTTTGACGAGCGCAAGTATTTAATGGCGACCGCGAATTGTATCAGTTTTATTGAATTGAATTCTGCTATCCGTTTTGGCGAGGTGTTGAGCAAATGGTTGTTGACATCAATGATTTGGCGTTCAACAGTAACATCTTCGGTTCTGATGACCTTTTAGAGGCAAAGCGGCTTTTTGAGTGGGCGCTCTCGTACGAGCGCAAAGGTCTGGCCCCGGCTGCTGACGCCTTGCGGGATGAAGGTCGCAAGGCCTACGAACGGTATCTGGAAAGGCACCCGGAATAAGGAACCCCGGAATTGGGAATCAAGAGGCCCCGCCGATGTAGGTGCCGATCTTTTCCCCTTGCAAAATCTGGCTGATGGCCCCTTGCTGGTTGAAGTCAAAAACCAGAATGGGCAACCGGGTTTCCTTGCACAAGGTCACTGCGGTCTGGTCCATGACCTTCAGGTCTTTCATCAGCACGTCATCATAGGTTAGGGTGTCAAATTTAATGGCATCCGGGTTGGTTTTGGGGTCTTTATCGTAAACGCCGTCCACCCCGTTTTTAGCCATCATAATCACATCCGCGCCAATTTCGGCGGCCCGCAGGGCGGAAGTGGTATCGGTGGAGAAGAACGGGTTGCCGGTACCGCCCGCAAAAATGACCACGCGGCCTTTTTCCAGGTGACGAACGGCTTTGAGGCGAATGTAAGGCTCCGCGATGCGATCCATGCCGATAGCGCTCATGACCCGAACCTGCATGCCCTTGGATTTCACCGTTTCCTGCAAGATCAGCGAGTTCATAATCGTGGCCAGCATGCCCACGTAGTCGGCTGCGGCCCGGTCCATGCCCAGCTTGGTGGAGTTTTGCACGCCCCGGAAAATATTACCGCCGCCCACCACCACGGCCACATCACACCCGAGGGACGCCGCTTCCACGATCTCGTCCGCCACCAGGCTGATGACTTCCGGCTTAATGCCAAAGCCCTGATCGCCCATCAGCGCTTCGCCACTGATTTTTAAGAGAATACGCTTGTATTTGATGCTGTGGGCGGGTGGGGTTGGTTGGGTCATGGTCAAGGTCTCAATATCGGTCAGGGTCATGGGCTGTCACACTCGTTGGTCTTAAAGTTACAAAAAAATGAAGCTTATTTTCTGAAAAAAACCCCTCCCTGGAATGGGAGGGGTTTTTTAAAAGGAGCTTTACACGCGGGCGGCGGCTGCCACTTCCTCGGCAAAGTTGGTTTCTTTTTTCTCAATGCCTTCGCCCAGCGCATAGCGGGTAAAGCGAACCACCGAGACTTCCGGATCGCCCAGCTCAGTGGCGCGGGCCTTGATCACATCATCCACGGACTGGGAAGGATCCTTGACGAACGGTTGTTCAATCAGGCAGCGTTGACCCAGAATTTTGGAAACACGGCCTTCCACAATCTTGCGGCGGATCTCTTCGGGTTTGTTGGCCAAGTCTTCCTTGCCCATTTCCACCCGGGTTTCTTCCTCCACCACAGCCGGATCAATGTCGGCACGGGTCACAAACTCCGGTGCGGCGCTGGCGATTTGCATGGCCACATCTTTCAGCAGTTGCTTGAAGGCTTCATTTCCGGCGGTTTCCGGCTTGCTGGCCTGAATTTCTACCAGAACACCCACCCGACCACCGGTGTGAATATAGGAGTGAACGGCCCCGTGGCCTTCGCGCTGGTAACGCACAAAGCGACGAATGCTCAGGTTTTCCCGAATGGCGGCGATTTTCTCGGTTACGTACTGTTGTACGGTGCTGCCAGCCAGGGCTTTGCTGGGTTGGGTCAACAGGGCTTCCACCGATGCGGGGGCCTCTTCCAGCACTTGCTGGTTGACTTCCCCGACCATGGCCAAAAAGGCTTCACCCTTGGCCACAAAATCGGTCTCACAGTTGACTTCAACCATGGCGCCGGCTTTTCCGTCCGCGGAGATCAAAGAAGCCACTTGGCCTTCAGCGGCGGTACGGCCACTTTTCTTTTCAGCGGTGGCAATACCCTTTTGCCGCAGGAGTTCCGCGGCCTTGTCCATATCGCCGCCTGCTTCCACCAGCGCCTTTTTGGCATCCATCATGCCGGCTCCGGTTTTTTCACGCAGTTCTTTTACTTGCGATGCTGTAATTTCCATTTGGGATTGATTCCTTTTTTAAAATCAATATTTAAAATCAATGTTTAAATGAATGATTTGAATATGACGGTGGTTGCCTCAGACGCCATCAAGCGCCGAGCCTGCCTTAACCTTCCTGGTTTGCGGCAGCGACCACTTCACGTTCTTCGGCCTTCACGGTATCAGCAGACTGTTCACCAGACATTTCCTCAACGCTGACCGCAGTACCGGCCTGACCGCTGCGCATTCTGTTCACGTGATCTTCACGGCTGGCGTTGCCTTCGATGATGGCATCGGCCATCTTCTTGCAGATCAGGCGGATGGAGCGGGTGGCGTCATCGTTGCTGGGAATCACGTATTTAATATTGTCGGGGCTGCAGTTGGTGTCCACCATGCTGACAATGGGGATG is drawn from Vampirovibrio chlorellavorus and contains these coding sequences:
- the pyrH gene encoding UMP kinase gives rise to the protein MTQPTPPAHSIKYKRILLKISGEALMGDQGFGIKPEVISLVADEIVEAASLGCDVAVVVGGGNIFRGVQNSTKLGMDRAAADYVGMLATIMNSLILQETVKSKGMQVRVMSAIGMDRIAEPYIRLKAVRHLEKGRVVIFAGGTGNPFFSTDTTSALRAAEIGADVIMMAKNGVDGVYDKDPKTNPDAIKFDTLTYDDVLMKDLKVMDQTAVTLCKETRLPILVFDFNQQGAISQILQGEKIGTYIGGAS
- the tsf gene encoding translation elongation factor Ts; translated protein: MEITASQVKELREKTGAGMMDAKKALVEAGGDMDKAAELLRQKGIATAEKKSGRTAAEGQVASLISADGKAGAMVEVNCETDFVAKGEAFLAMVGEVNQQVLEEAPASVEALLTQPSKALAGSTVQQYVTEKIAAIRENLSIRRFVRYQREGHGAVHSYIHTGGRVGVLVEIQASKPETAGNEAFKQLLKDVAMQIASAAPEFVTRADIDPAVVEEETRVEMGKEDLANKPEEIRRKIVEGRVSKILGQRCLIEQPFVKDPSQSVDDVIKARATELGDPEVSVVRFTRYALGEGIEKKETNFAEEVAAAARV